One part of the Alistipes onderdonkii genome encodes these proteins:
- a CDS encoding DUF2795 domain-containing protein, with translation MYWTLELASKLEDAPWPATKDELIDYAVRSGAPLEVLENLQEIEDEGEIYESIEDIWPDYPSKDDFFFNEDEY, from the coding sequence ATGTATTGGACACTTGAACTGGCATCGAAACTCGAAGATGCCCCCTGGCCCGCAACGAAAGATGAACTCATCGACTATGCAGTACGTTCGGGTGCGCCGCTCGAAGTGCTCGAAAACCTGCAGGAGATAGAAGACGAGGGTGAAATCTACGAATCTATCGAAGACATCTGGCCCGACTACCCCTCCAAGGACGATTTCTTC